In Drosophila willistoni isolate 14030-0811.24 chromosome XR unlocalized genomic scaffold, UCI_dwil_1.1 Seg144, whole genome shotgun sequence, one DNA window encodes the following:
- the LOC6639567 gene encoding inositol 1,4,5-trisphosphate receptor-like protein A isoform X2, producing the protein MVKTRELSFEIRSEIVMKFQFGFTASELANVYNISKKQVNDLLKKKKKRNANLQNSNKSGRKLAMTKRKCKRLKSVNAKNPFSSPIKLATESSVKLLDEKVSTVKSPVRPKPRFQYLCKSAGDVRLREWILYESHALGMVKFVRLREMSVYRSCPRLELSLYMIEHETELGILDRRTSTPSPINYYKATDLTYNHRKRKAQMDENGCDGVGVGGGGIGIGIGVAGVGSVLEQHVVGALTLTPITKTATSQQMTNHRQLAFQALQQHFNHNHSGISINSSSNSSNNNNNISGSSNGNNNNNHNDSSHCNGQMHLQHHHQHHNNHHHHHQHHQQQQQLQQQHSNNMALKRDRDRDLSSLVNTSTSLELTSSSSATAGATISSSSLSSGAATSSSSAAIATTSASATPIKPSHIDEYGIFGEYVAITIRKLKTTKSKIVVKHLINNLLYEAELGKYDHGIPASKEPPQLYKMQ; encoded by the exons ATGGTGAAAACTAGGGAATTGTCATTTGAAATTCGATCTGAGATCGtaatgaaatttcaatttggtttTACAGCATCGGAATTGGCcaatgtatataatatatcgAAAAAGCAAGTTAATGATCtgcttaaaaagaaaaagaagagaaatgcaaatttgcaaaattcaaataaaagtGGCCGAAAACTAGCAATGACTAAACGGAAATGCAAACGCTTAAAAAGCGTCAATGCGAAAAATCCATTTAGCAGTCCAATCAAATTGGCAACAGAATCCTCCGTAAAGTTGTTAGATGAAAAAGTTAGTACAGTGAAGTCTCCCGTGAGGCCAAAGCCACGGTTCCAGTATTTGTGTAAGTCTGCAGGAGATGTCCGCCTGCGGGAGTGGATTTTGTATGAAAGTCATGCTCTTGGCATGGTAAAATTCGTCCGGCTAAGAGAGATGTCCGTTTACAGGAGCTGTCCGCGACTAGAGCTTTCACTGTATATG ATTGAACATGAAACAGAGCTGGGTATACTCGATCGACGGACTAGCACACCATCgcccattaattattataagGCAACCGATTTAACCTATAATCATCGCAAGCGTAAGGCACAAATGGATGAGAATGGTTGCGATGGAGTaggagtaggaggaggagGCATCGGCATTGGCATTGGTGTTGCTGGCGTGGGGTCAGTTCTGGAACAACATGTTGTTGGTGCCTTGACACTGACGCCCATTACAAAGACGGCAACGTCACAACAAATGACGAACCACAGGCAGCTAGCATTTCAGGCCTTACAGCAGCATTTTAACCACAACCACAGCggcatcagcatcaacagcagcagcaatagcagcaacaacaataataatatcagcggcagcagcaacgggaacaacaataacaaccaCAATGATAGCAGCCATTGCAATGGGCAAATGCATCTgcaacaccaccaccaacaccacaacaaccaccaccaccaccaccaacaccaccaacaacaacaacaactacaacagcaacattcCAATAACATGGCACTAAAACGTGATCGTGATCGTGATCTCTCATCGTTGGTGAATACGTCCACTTCCTTGGAGCTAACTTCAAGCTCAAGTGCTACAGCAGGAGCAACAATttcatcatcgtcattatcatcaggagcagcaacatcatcatcatcagctgcaatagcaacaacaagtGCCTCAGCCACGCCCATTAAGCCAAGCCATATAGATGAATATGGTATATTTGGTGAATATGTGGCCATTACCATAAGGAAACTAAAGACAACCAAATCAAAAATCGTTGTCAAACATCTGAtcaataatttattatatgaGGCCGAATTGGGTAAATATGATCATGGTATACCCGCCTCCAAAGAGCCACCACAGCTATATAAAATGCAATAG
- the LOC6639567 gene encoding putative uncharacterized protein DDB_G0277255 isoform X1, producing the protein MSSSSAATAAAQYKLDANSNAIALIADAAVAAPASLTTTTTTATTTSPCPSPSTVNAAAAAVNTVAVSSDRIEWSRATILGFIEDYRRQRVLWDPNTKGYHIKQTKYEALKMLSQKYGTEIRSIRSKIKSLRSSFHREHGKVLNGRSRGVNYQPMWFAYEAIRFILDGERCDVEDVDTIAAGGDINESSSSSAVVAAGATTAEAAEKLVLMHSLDLEQLTKQQHHHHQHHHHQQQQQQQQQQQSQQPQVVVVEPHEEFAARVAAAVAVVQAAAAAAATARDRDRDRDHQMLDTSEMDPSAVATIEAITTAGGGGGGGGDGGDDCCGIDDDNDSTTTTTNNNNNNNNNNGNNNNDAVAAAAAAAASSSAAVTRSSSELDGENYCNISADDVKTEIIEHETELGILDRRTSTPSPINYYKATDLTYNHRKRKAQMDENGCDGVGVGGGGIGIGIGVAGVGSVLEQHVVGALTLTPITKTATSQQMTNHRQLAFQALQQHFNHNHSGISINSSSNSSNNNNNISGSSNGNNNNNHNDSSHCNGQMHLQHHHQHHNNHHHHHQHHQQQQQLQQQHSNNMALKRDRDRDLSSLVNTSTSLELTSSSSATAGATISSSSLSSGAATSSSSAAIATTSASATPIKPSHIDEYGIFGEYVAITIRKLKTTKSKIVVKHLINNLLYEAELGKYDHGIPASKEPPQLYKMQ; encoded by the exons atgTCCAGCAGCAGCGCCGCCACAGCCGCAGCGCAATACAAACTTGACGCCAATTCCAATGCCATAGCGTTGATTGCagatgctgctgttgctgccccCGCCTCTCtgaccacaacaacaacaacagccacaaCAACATCGCCCTGCCCCTCACCATCAACGGTAaacgctgccgctgctgcagTCAACACAGTCGCCGTGAGCAGCGATCGCATCGAATGGTCACGCGCCACCATTTTGGGTTTCATCGAGGACTATCGTCGTCAACGTGTCCTATGGGATCCAAACACAAAGGGCTATCACATCAAACAAACCAAATATGAGGCCCTCAAAATGCTTAGCCAGAAATATGGCACCGAAATCCGTTCCATACGCTCAAAGATCAAATCGCTGCGCAGCTCATTCCATCGGGAGCACGGCAAAGTGCTGAATGGACGCAGTCGCGGCGTTAACTATCAGCCCATGTGGTTTGCCTACGAGGCCATACGTTTCATATTGGATGGGGAGCGATGTGATGTCGAGGATGTGGATACAATTGCTGCCGGCGGCGATATAAatgaatcatcatcatcatctgcggttgttgctgctggtgccACCACTGCCGAAGCGGCTGAGAAATTGGTTCTAATGCATAGCCTAGATTTGGAACAATTGACAAAGCAACAGCACCACCatcaccaacaccaccaccaccaacaacaacaacaacaacaacagcagcaacaatcaCAACAGCCACAGGTGGTTGTTGTTGAGCCACATGAAGAGTTTGCCGCTCGTGTTGCTgccgctgttgctgttgtacaagctgctgccgctgcagCAGCCACAGCTCGTGATAGGGACAGGGATCGAGATCATCAGATGTTGGATACCAGTGAAATGGATCCTTCGGCTGTTGCCACCATTGAGGCCATAACAACGGCGggaggcggcggcggtggcggagGCGACGGTGGTGACGATTGCTGTGGTATCGACGATGACAATgacagcaccaccaccaccaccaataacaacaacaacaacaacaataacaatggcaacaacaacaacgacgcaGTTGcggctgctgccgctgccgctgcctcCTCCTCAGCTGCTGTG acaCGTTCCTCTTCCGAATTGGATGGCGAGAATTATTGCAACATTAGTGCCGATGATGTGAAAACCGAAATT ATTGAACATGAAACAGAGCTGGGTATACTCGATCGACGGACTAGCACACCATCgcccattaattattataagGCAACCGATTTAACCTATAATCATCGCAAGCGTAAGGCACAAATGGATGAGAATGGTTGCGATGGAGTaggagtaggaggaggagGCATCGGCATTGGCATTGGTGTTGCTGGCGTGGGGTCAGTTCTGGAACAACATGTTGTTGGTGCCTTGACACTGACGCCCATTACAAAGACGGCAACGTCACAACAAATGACGAACCACAGGCAGCTAGCATTTCAGGCCTTACAGCAGCATTTTAACCACAACCACAGCggcatcagcatcaacagcagcagcaatagcagcaacaacaataataatatcagcggcagcagcaacgggaacaacaataacaaccaCAATGATAGCAGCCATTGCAATGGGCAAATGCATCTgcaacaccaccaccaacaccacaacaaccaccaccaccaccaccaacaccaccaacaacaacaacaactacaacagcaacattcCAATAACATGGCACTAAAACGTGATCGTGATCGTGATCTCTCATCGTTGGTGAATACGTCCACTTCCTTGGAGCTAACTTCAAGCTCAAGTGCTACAGCAGGAGCAACAATttcatcatcgtcattatcatcaggagcagcaacatcatcatcatcagctgcaatagcaacaacaagtGCCTCAGCCACGCCCATTAAGCCAAGCCATATAGATGAATATGGTATATTTGGTGAATATGTGGCCATTACCATAAGGAAACTAAAGACAACCAAATCAAAAATCGTTGTCAAACATCTGAtcaataatttattatatgaGGCCGAATTGGGTAAATATGATCATGGTATACCCGCCTCCAAAGAGCCACCACAGCTATATAAAATGCAATAG